Part of the Bacteroidota bacterium genome, CATCCGGTTATCGAGCGCACGACCGACATAAAAATTATTGTTCAGCACCATGAATTCATCGGGATAAGTTACCACGCATCCCACATGCACTCCGAGTTTCTCCAATTCCTTATCCGATTTAACTCCGCAATCGAGAAAAAGATTTTTCTGTGAAGGATTTTCTTCCTTGCCCGGCTCGCGCACATGGATGGCGGGCCATCCGAACACCGCGCGTACTATTCCTTTTTCGGTGTGAATGTTCACGCGCTTGGAAGGAGCAATCTGATGGTCGCTTCCGCCATTGCGCTTGAGATAAATGAATCCGTCTTTGGTGATGTAATGCACGAACCAGGATATTTCATCGGCATGGGCTTCAATCACAATTTTATATTCTTCTTTCGGATTGATGATGCCCACTGCGGTGCCGTAGGTATCCACAAAAAAATCATCGGAGTATTGTTTCATGTACTCCACCCACAATTGCTGACCGGTTTTTCCGCCATGAGGCAAACGGCATTCAAAGCCGGTGGGAGAGGGTGTGTTGATATAATTGCGGAGAAACTCTAACGCGGCAGGAGTTAAAATGGAGGTCCGAAGGACTCCTTTCGGAGAAGATTTTTTTGCCATAAGAAATTATAGAAGTTCAAAGATATGAGTATTTGGGAACTACGAATTGGGTGGGAGGGCATAGGAATCGGGAGGGAGTGTGTAGGAATCGGGAGGGAGTGTGTAGGAATCGGGAGGGAGTGTGTAGGAATCGGGAGGGAGTGTGTAGGAATCGGGAGGGAGTGTGTAGGAATCGGGAGG contains:
- a CDS encoding M42 family metallopeptidase, yielding MAKKSSPKGVLRTSILTPAALEFLRNYINTPSPTGFECRLPHGGKTGQQLWVEYMKQYSDDFFVDTYGTAVGIINPKEEYKIVIEAHADEISWFVHYITKDGFIYLKRNGGSDHQIAPSKRVNIHTEKGIVRAVFGWPAIHVREPGKEENPSQKNLFLDCGVKSDKELEKLGVHVGCVVTYPDEFMVLNNNFYVGRALDNRMGGFMIAQVARLIKENKTKLPFGLYSVNSVQEEVGLNGAKMIASNIKPAAALITDVTHDTQTPMMNKIQQGNVACGKGPALTYGPAVHNKFLDQIIQTASKNKIPFQREVVSRSTGTDTDAFAYSGSGIASALISLPLRYMHTTVESVHKEDVESVIKLIYETLRGIKRNQKFNYL